Proteins encoded by one window of Actinomycetota bacterium:
- a CDS encoding ABC transporter ATP-binding protein gives MSLLSVRDLDVHYGAVQALRGVSLEVNEGEIVSILGSNGAGKTTTLRTVSGLIKPSAGEILFCDEQIGGLPAYEVIGRGLAHLPEGRDLFPTLTVEENLRFGYWTKRKDPNGYKDGLERAFTFFPKLAERRQQAAGTMSGGEQQMLGVARALMCRPKLLVVDELSLGLAPLIVQQLFEILRKVNAEGTALLIVEQFVHMALENSHRAYVLAKGEVVLQGSSRDLLDDPEVIAAYLGESEAAASAGGR, from the coding sequence GTGAGCCTGCTGTCCGTGCGCGACCTCGACGTGCACTACGGTGCCGTCCAGGCCCTGCGCGGCGTCTCGCTCGAGGTGAACGAGGGGGAGATCGTCTCGATCCTCGGCTCCAACGGCGCCGGGAAGACCACCACGCTGCGCACCGTCTCCGGGCTGATCAAGCCCAGTGCGGGCGAGATCCTGTTCTGTGACGAGCAGATAGGAGGTCTCCCCGCCTACGAGGTGATCGGCCGCGGCCTCGCACACCTCCCCGAGGGGCGTGACCTCTTCCCGACGCTCACCGTGGAGGAGAACCTGCGCTTCGGCTACTGGACGAAGCGCAAGGACCCGAACGGCTACAAGGACGGGCTCGAGCGGGCATTCACCTTCTTCCCCAAGCTCGCCGAGCGGCGGCAGCAGGCGGCCGGGACGATGTCGGGCGGCGAGCAGCAGATGCTCGGGGTCGCCCGGGCCCTCATGTGCCGCCCCAAGCTGCTCGTCGTCGACGAGCTCTCGCTGGGGCTGGCACCCCTCATCGTCCAGCAGCTCTTCGAGATCCTGCGGAAGGTGAACGCCGAGGGCACCGCGCTGCTGATCGTCGAGCAGTTCGTGCACATGGCCCTGGAGAACAGCCACCGCGCCTACGTGCTCGCGAAGGGAGAGGTCGTCCTGCAGGGCAGCTCGCGGGACCTACTCGACGACCCGGAGGTCATCGCCGCCTACCTCGGGGAGTCCGAGGCGGCGGCCTCGGCCGGAGGACGTTGA